The following proteins come from a genomic window of Pararhodobacter sp.:
- a CDS encoding homocysteine S-methyltransferase family protein: MTRITLLDGGMGQELTHRAGGTPHPLWATRVMIDHPGMVQSIHAEYFAAGASLATTNTYAIHHDRLVKFALDHRYQALIDGALSEAKAARAAHGTGLIAGSMGPLVASYRPETMPPHDTAVALFAEMAALIAPHVDVLLGETVASLAHASALIDAARQAAPDTPLWLSVTLEDRDGTLLRSGEPIAALGALIDRVDAILANCSAPEAMDQAMSPLRATGKPFGAYANGFQQITSDFLKDNATVDALQARPELTPQRYADYVMGWVDQGATLVGGCCETGPAHIAEIANRLRAAGHTIV, from the coding sequence ATGACCCGGATCACCCTTCTGGATGGCGGCATGGGCCAGGAATTGACACATCGCGCAGGTGGCACGCCGCATCCGCTGTGGGCGACCCGCGTGATGATCGACCATCCCGGCATGGTGCAATCCATCCATGCCGAGTATTTCGCCGCCGGGGCCAGCCTCGCCACGACCAACACCTATGCGATTCACCACGACCGGCTGGTGAAATTCGCGCTGGATCATCGCTATCAGGCCTTGATCGACGGCGCGCTGTCCGAGGCCAAAGCCGCGCGCGCCGCGCATGGCACTGGCCTGATCGCCGGTTCCATGGGGCCCTTGGTGGCCTCGTATCGCCCCGAAACCATGCCGCCCCATGACACCGCTGTCGCGCTGTTCGCCGAGATGGCCGCGCTGATCGCGCCCCATGTCGATGTCCTGCTTGGTGAGACCGTGGCCTCGCTCGCCCACGCAAGCGCGCTGATTGACGCCGCGCGGCAGGCGGCCCCCGACACGCCGCTGTGGCTCAGCGTCACGCTTGAGGATCGCGACGGCACCCTGCTGCGCTCCGGCGAGCCGATTGCCGCGCTGGGCGCTCTGATCGACCGCGTCGATGCAATTCTGGCCAATTGCTCGGCCCCCGAGGCAATGGATCAGGCGATGTCACCCCTGCGCGCCACCGGCAAACCCTTCGGCGCTTATGCCAACGGTTTCCAGCAGATCACCTCGGATTTCCTCAAGGACAACGCCACGGTTGACGCCTTGCAAGCCCGCCCCGAACTGACGCCGCAGCGCTATGCCGATTACGTCATGGGCTGGGTTGACCAAGGCGCCACGCTGGTTGGCGGCTGCTGCGAAACCGGCCCCGCCCATATTGCCGAAATCGCCAACCGCCTGCGCGCGGCGGGCCATACCATCGTTTGA